In Chitinophagales bacterium, the sequence AGCAGGCATAGCTTTAACCGTAAGCGAATCTCCATCAGCAACATCAAGAGAATGGAAATACAGCACTACACAGGGTGGTCCGTATCAATCTTTTGCCACTGCCGAAACAGGCATGAGCTATACGCCACTATTTTTTGCTATTGATACTTATTATATTGTCTGCGAATCTAAAATAGGAACAGCGACAACCGTCTCTAATGAAGTGCAAATAAACGTATTGCAAAGTTCTACACCTTCTATTTCAATAACTCCTTCGGGAAGCCAAACAATAGAAGTAAATAATGACGGAGCTATGCTAACCGCCAATGAAACCATAACGCCCACAGCAAGAGAATGGAAATATAGTACTACACAAGGTGGAGCATACCAATCTTTTTCGCCAACTGAAAACGGAAGTAACTATACACCAAATTTTAGTACTGCCGGCACATACTATATTATTTGCGAAAGCACTATGAGTGGCACAGTTTATACTTCTAACGAAGTAGAAATTACGGTAATGGATATTGGGGTAACAATTACACCAGATTCTACTCAGCATTTAATTGAATACATACCCGGTGATACACTTTTTGCTATAGAAAGTCAGCCTGCCGACTCAAGAGAATGGAAATTTAACAGACAATTAGGTGCTCCTTTCCAGAGTTTTGCCACACCACAAACAGACACTTATTTGGTGCCTACTTTTGAAGATGCAGGATGGTACTATGTTATATGCGAATCTACATTTAACGGCATAACCAAAACCAGTAATATGGTTATTTTCATTGTAGAAAATGGTCCGGAATTAAAAATAACACCTTTTGCTGCTCAAACAATAGAACAAGAAGAAAACGGCAATACATTAACTGCAAATGCGGGAACTTTTACTATAGAAAGCCTTGAGTGGAAATACAACACTACTGCCACAGGAACATTTAACAGTTTTAGCACTCCGGAAACAAATAATACCTACACACCTCTTTTTGCTGATACGGGCGTATATTATATTCAATGCGAAGCTATAATAATGGGCACAACTTTTACAAGCAACCAAGTGAAAGTAACCGTAACGGAAAAAAATTCTGTAGGAATAATAGATATGCGAAATACCGATTTTAAAGTTTATGCTACTGATAATAATATTATTGTAGATTTAAGCCGTAAAGATTTTAGCAATTCAACATTTGAGTTATACAATCTTCAAGGTCAAAAAATAATAACACAACAACTTGCAGGAAACAGTATAAATAGTATAAAAACTAATAACAATTTAGGCTATTATTTTTATAGTATTACCCACAAACAAGATTTTTACAGAGGAAAACTGTTTTTGAAATAAAAGACAATAATACCGATTAGGAATATATAATAGTCCAATTTCGGCTTCGCCTTATTGTACTAAATATATTGCTCTATCGGCATTTACCATTGTAAAACACAAAATAGATTAGACTATTTTGTGTTAACAATTGGTATAACACACATTATACAAACCAAACCAAAAAGAGAGATACCGATTGTATCTCTCTTTTTTTTATTCTTTTATCCTTTAGATTTCAGATTTAAAATAATTTTTTCAGCAGCTTGGTAAGATGTTGTTTTTCCTGCTACTATTTCTTGTTTCCATTTAGTTAATTCTTGTTTTACCATATCGTTTTCATAAAAATTTTGCAATATAGTTTGGTTGATAGTTTCTTCTAATCGGGAAACATCTTGATAGTTTCTCCTCTTTTTTAAATACCTTTTTTGGTTTTGGTGGCTAAAGAAATTGTCTATGGTTTCTTGTAATTTATCTATATTGTAGTTTTTTAAAGCATCTACATTAAGCACTTTTGTAATCCACGAAAATTCTTTTGAAGGAAAATAATGAAGTGCTGTATTTATTTCTTTTCGTGCTTTAGTGGCTTGTGGGCTTACTTTTTCGTTTTCAATAGATTTATTTACCGCTATAATGTCTGCCATTTCCATAATTCCTCTTTTAATACCTTGTAGCTCATCTCCTGCCCCCGGCAATAATAAAAGCAAAAAACAATCTACCATAGCATTTACAGCGGTTTCGCTTTGCCCCACACCTACGGTTTCTATTATAATATGGTTAAATCCTGCCGCTTCGCAAAGCAATAAGGTTTCGTGGGTTTTTCGGCTTACGCCACCCAGTTTATTGCCGGCAGAAGTTGGTCTTATATAAGCATTAGAGTTTGCACTAAGAAGTTCCATTCTTGTTTTATCACCCAGTATGCTCCCTTTACTAAGTTGACTACTGGGGTCAATAGCCAATACGGCTATTTTATTAGTTTTATCTTCTAATATTTTTAAACCTAAAGCTTCTATAATAGTGCTTTTACCTACGCCCGGCACTCCTGTTATCCCTATTCTTTTTGCATTTCCTGTTTTTGGTAATATTTGCTGTAATATTTCTTGGGCTAAAGTATAATGTTCTTCTTTAGTGCTTTCTAATAAAGTAATGGCACGGCTAAGCACAATAGTATTGCCGTCTAATATTCCTTTTATGTAGTCTTGCTTTGTTAGTTTTGACATAACATCTTCTTGCATTTTCTCCACAAGTGGAGCACTAAATGATTTTTGTAAAAATAAGAAAAGGCTACCAATTGGTAGCCTTTTCTCTAAATATTTATATTACAATTTATACCGCTTAGGTATTATTTAATGGTAATATTGCTTGTAGATACACCTTTAGCTGTTTGAATTTTAACTACATAAAATCCGGTAGTAAGGCTGGCTACATTTAAAGTATTTGTATTTAAGCCATTAGCTAACGCTACACCATGTGTTAAAGCTGTACGACCCATTACATCTACTATGCTTATGGTAGCTGTTTCATTAGCATCATAATCAAAAGCAATGGTTAATTTATCTTTAGCCGGCACAGGGCTTATGGTTAGGTTGTTTAAAGTAATGTCTTTAATAGCAGATACTATTTCTATATCACTAGCAAAACGAGGCATTATTTGATAACCGTCTGTTCTTGGAGCAGAAGGATCGTATTGTGCACCCACGCCTGTTAGGTTAAATTTATTTGAAGATGTTAAAGGAACACTATATAACTCTGATCTGTCAACGTCCACTCTAATATCGTAAGTAATACCTCCATCGCTTGTAGCACTAACATTATAAGAAGTGCCACTTGACTGCCATGTTCCGTTTAATGTTAAGTTTTCTATTTTTATTAACTCTGCTTCATGAATTTCATCTAAAGCTACGGTAACAACAACTGGTGTAAAAGGAGTAGCAGCACCTAAAGAAGCTACAGAATCTATATAAATTCTATTTGCTCCGCTTGAAGTACCTACATTACCATAAACCACTACAGAATCTCCTACTACAGGAGTATAGCCTAAGGCTGTTAATGAATCGGTTGTGTAAGCCCAAATACCACCTGTATTATCGGCAAAAGTAAATTCAACACCATTTTGATTAGCTCTAAAATCTGGTGAAGTAACAATTCCCTTTAAAACCATATCTACACCGTTTAGTACAGCATCGCCATTAGTATCTACTTCTGTAGCTTGTGCTATGGTGTAAACTACTTCTGGACAAGGATCTGCAATAATATCACTTAAAAATCTTGGTAAAATTTGATAACCATCGGTAAATGCAGAATCTTCATCAATTTGAATAGCGACACCCACTATGTCAAAAGTTCCACATGGGGCATCTGAATTAAATAAATCTACATAATCTCTATCAATTCGTATAAGAACAATATTGCTATTTACATCTTGTGCTTCTACAGTAAATCCATTAGGGTCATTACCACTATTAAAAACCCATTGAGATGCATCTACTAAAGTTAAATTATTTATTCTAATCAATTCCGATTCATTATCTTCTGTTACTTCTGTAACCACTAAAGTATCTAAAGCATTATTACTACTTAGAATGTTCAAAGATTGAATATCTACCATTTGAGTAATACCTTTATAAGCCCCAACATTTCCTACTACTTCTATTTCATCTCCTACAGCAACAGACATAGTACTAAATGGTGCTACACTTGAATAAAAACTCATACCCCCGGTAGCATCTTGAAATGAAAACTCCAAAGCATTATAGCCTCTGTCAGGGCTATTAACAATACCTGTAACTAAAAATTGTTGACCAAGATTTACAGCATTTCCATTTCCGTCATCAGCTCCAACTGTTGCCAAATCTCCTGTAGGTACGTCATCATCCATTACTACTAATGTATCAAATTCGTTTGCACCTAATGTTAAACCTGTGCTTAAGTTTGTTAATTGAAAAACATAAGTTCTATCGCCATCTACTACAGCATTGTCTGTTATAGAAACCGTTACATTTTGAGTAGTAGCACCTGTTGGAGTAAAAGAAACTGTTTGAGCAGTATAGTTTCCTAAGTCAGTAGCGTTACCACTTACAAGAGCCACATCGGCAGTAAAAGTTGTACCAGTAGCACTTAATTGGCTAATATCAAAACTTAAATCTACTGTTCCGTCACTCTCATTTGCTGATACAAAATTAGGATTTGCAGAAACTGTTGTGTCTGGTGGCAATTCATTATCTGTAATGGTTAATGTAAATACTGAATCCGGACCTAAAGTTAAACCTGTTCCCGGATTACGCAATGTGAATTGTAATGTTTCTGTTCCTTCATATACTGCATCATCATTAGGTGTAACAGGCACAAATAAAGTGTCGCTACCAGCGGTAATTGGTACAGTAACAGGGAAACTGCCACCCCAAGCTGTTAAATCTAAATCGCTTGCATCTCCTGTTCCTCCTGTTAAGTGTATTTCTACAGAAGTAGCTGAAGCACTAACAGGGTTAATTATTAAATTAGTAACAGGCGTTGTTCCTGCTCCTTCTCCAATTGTGAAACTTGAAGTTTGAAGGTTGATTTGAGGACCACAAAAATTTTGGTTGGTATTAAGGTCTCCATTCGTATGAACACCTAAGCTGTCCCAACTAAAATCGGCATAAGTTGACCCTGAACCGGTTAATTGTAAAGAACCACCAACAGGAGCTGAAGTACTTTCAAAAACGCCTATATCTTCAGATGTTAAACCTATCATCGGACCATCTCCTGCTGTTATTACACCTTCATAACTTAAAAATTGTACAACAGTATTTGTACAGTGATTCCATAGACCAATACCATCAGGAGAGCCATTTTGAAGCCCATTTGATGGCAAGCCAAACCAAACAGCACCAAAACCACATCCTTCATCGTCAATAGTGCCACTTAAAACAATAGAATCGTTTGTTCCATATAGTTCGTTATCACTACCATTGTATAACATCAAAGCATAACATGATAAATCTGTACCTGCCATCCCTGCTATTTCTATACCTTCATCTACATCGGCACCTGCGTTATCATAATGAATCTCATTAATCCATACCGTTTGTGCATTAATTAAGTTTACTGACAGCAGAGAGACTACTATCAATAACAAAGAATAAATTTTTTTCATAGTAATAAGTTTATTTTCTACAAATATAATAACAAATTTGCAGAGCTATGTAAGCAAATTATTAATTAAATTTTACTTTAACAAGAATTTAGAAATAAACTGCTTGTTTTTACTTTCTATACTTATCATATACGCACCTTTAGACAAGTTGCTAACATTTACACTATCTTCATTAAAACTAAAATTATATACTTCTGCACCCAGCATATTATATATATGTATAGTTTTTACGTCTTTTGCTTTTAATTCTTTAAAATATAGTGTGCCTTCGCTTGGGTTTGGATAAACGTAAGCACCCATTTCTGCTTTTACGCTCGGTTTTATACCACTTATTACTACATTGCAGGTAGCTCTTTTAGTCATATCGCTAAAATCTATACAGTTAACCAACTCCGGAAAATCTATTAAAGGATTTCTATTGCCTTGCTTTTCGTAAACATAGCTATGGCGTGTTTTTTCAAAATCGTCCGGCAAATCGGCAAAATGCCAGTCTATTAAAGTTTGCAAATCTTGGGTAGATGCTTCCGACAATAAATTATCCATACCCCAGTTTTGGCTGTACTTGCCATTGTAGGTTAGCATTATATAAAAAACAGCTCGGGCTATATCGCCTTTTCTATCGGGGCGTGGCTCTGCCACTATAATATTGTTAGCATCTCGCCCTTTAGTGTACATTAAGTAGGAATCGCTCCACGGGTTGCCTGCTACATCTCCAAAAGCATAATTACTCCTTGAAGAGTTTACATCTCCATTAGTTAATTCTAAAGCGTGCAAATCGCAACCTTCATCAAATTGTTCAAAATCACTTCTGCTTACCCCTTGAAAGTTCATCCACGTAAAAGGTACTCTATGCTCTCTATTATAGGCAGGAGAAGGAGAAACAAAAGCAAATGTGCCTGTATAAATTCTTTTTTCGCCACTGTACTGACATTCTACATAGTGTTGGGTACTGCCACTTATTACCGTGTCGTATTCAAAAAAGTCAGCTACTATGGTTTCGTCAAACTGGCTGTACGGCACTTGAGTGTGGGGTTGTATTAAATTGGTAAATTGATTAATTACATTGCTGGCATCTACATCTATACCACTATAATAGCCTCCATAAAAATCGCTGGCGGTAGTAAAAGTACCTACCAAAGGATTGTCTGTTTTATAAGTAATATTGCTACCACTTTGGTTGTATGCAAAAATTGAAACTTGGTAAGTATTGTTTTGCATTAAGTTTTTTACAAAGAAAAAAGTGCTGGCACTACTTTTTACAATTCTGTTTCCATTTATTATTTCGCCAGTTTGGTAGCTGGTATTATTTGTAGGGGTAAAATTTACTTGATTTTTATTAATTACCACCAAATAGCCATCTGCATCACTGGGCGAAAAACTCATAGATGCTTTATAGGTTTTTATATTGCTAAAATTTAAGTTGGTAGCTTGGTTGGTAGGTTCGGTTTGAGCATTAGCAAAATAAAACGACAACAATACAAACACAAAAACAATTTTAATCTTCATTCTTTTAATACTTATTTCAATTACCAAAGGTAAACTTATTTAATTAAAAGTTTAAAAAATTACTCGTGCCACCAACTGAAATGGTGGCACGAATGTTTACGGCTTCCTTTTTAAAAAATGTTTTGTTAAATGCCTCTACGGCAGTTAAGTGAAGCAAAACAGAAGACTCATGAGAGATTCTTCGCTACGTTGCACTCCACCCAAAAAGACGAATAGAAACCAACACCATACGTCTTTCTGTTCTATCTAACAAGAACCTTTTTAATAACGCACGAATGTTTCCTATGTTTTGACAGAAACCGATATTGGACGATTATATATATTGCTAAACGATATTAAATACACTCTTTCATCTTTAATACTTTTCATTTCCCATTATTTCTTTAATTTTGTGCCAACTTAAAACAAAAGCATGAACACCCAAGAAATTGTAAAATTATTAGGAGAAAGTAGAGCTTCTAATTTGTTGGAATTTAAAACTCCTGCCATTAGTAAAGATAGATTGCATAAGCCTTCGCCTAATTTTATAGATGATATTTGGAGAGATAGCAATAGAAGTAATCAAGTATTAAACAGCTTAGCAGCCATACACAATCATGGTAGATTGGGCGGAACAGGTTATGTGTCTATTTTGCCTGTTGACCAAGGTATAGAGCATACTGCCGGAGCTTCATTTGCTCCCAATCCCGATTATTTTGACCCTGAAAATATAGTAAAATTAGCCATAGAAGGAGGGTGCAATGCCGTAGCTTCTACTTATGGCGTTTTAGCATCGGTAAGCAGAAAATATGCTCATAAAATTCCTTTTGTAGTAAAAATAAACCATAATGAATTATTAACTTATCCTAATTCTTATAACCAAGTATTGTTTGGCAGCATTAAAAATGCGTGGGAAATGGGAGCTGTGGGTGTTGGAGCTACTATATATTTTGGTAGCGAAGAAAGCAGACGACAAATAGTAGAAATAGCAGAGGCATTTGATTATGCTCACGAGCTGGGTATGGCTACAATTTTATGGTGTTATGTAAGAAACGATGCCTTTAAAAAAGACGGAAAAGATTATCATGTTGCTGCCGATTTAACATCGCAGGCTAATCATTTGGGTGTTACCATACAAGCCGATATTATTAAACAAAAATTGCCGGAAAACAATGGTGGTTTTAAGGCTATAGGTTTTGGCAAAACACATCCTAAAATGTATGATGAATTGTGTACCGACCACCCAATAGATTTATGTCGCTACCAAGTGGCAAACTGCTATATGGGGCGTGTGGGTTTAATAAACTCCGGTGGAGCATCGGGTGGAGCAACAGACTTAGGCGATGCCGTAGAAACTGCCATTATAAATAAAAGAGCCGGAGGAATGGGTTTGATTTCGGGAAGAAAAGCTTTTCAAAAAGATTTAAAAACAGGGATTAAATTATTAAACGCCATTCAAGATGTTTATTTGAATGATGAAATAACCATAGCTTAATTAACATTAAGTTTGTTTTAACTTTAAGGTATGTCAAATTGGTTTAAAAGGATAACACAAGGTATTCGCACCTCTTCAAAAGATAAGAAAGAGATGCCGGAAGGTGTCTTATACCAATGTCCTAAATGCAAAACCACTGTTCCTCAGGTAGAGTTTAAAGAGCAACTAAGTGTGTGTGCTTCTTGTGGGCATCACGAAAGACTGCTTCCTAAAGAATATTTTGACTTGTTTTTTGATGATAATTCAAGACCAAAATTGCTATTCCAAAATTTATATCCCAAGGATACTTTAAATTTTGTAGATGTAAAAACCTATCCTCAGCGTATAAAAGAAGCCAATGAAAAATCCGGAGCTACAGAAGCTATGGAGGTTTGCACTGGCAAAATGGGTGGCGAAAAAGTAGTAATAGCCGCCATGAATTTTGCCTATATAGGTGGTTCTATGGGAGCAGTAGTAGGCGAAAAAATAGCAAGAGCCATAGATTATTGTATAGAAAATAACTGCCCACTAATAATTATAAGCAAAAGTGGAGGAGCAAGAATGATGGAATCGGGCATATCATTAATGCAAATGATAAAAACAAGTGCTAAACTAACGCAATTAGCCAATGCTAAAATACCCTATATTTCTTTGCTAACCGACCCCACTACAGGAGGTGTTTCGGCATCTTTTTCAATGCTGGGCGATATAAATATAGCAGAGCCGGGAGCATTAATAGGTTTTGCCGGTCCCAGAGTAATAAAAGAAACATTAAAAGTAGATACTTTGCCGGAAGGCTTTCAAAGTTCAGAATTTTTATTAGAGCATGGCTTTTTAGATTTTATAGTAGAACGCAAAAACCTAAAAAAAGAAGTAGTAGATGCCTTGCGAATGTTGAAAGTGTAAGTTTAGCAAAAAAGAAATAAGCCAAATAGGTAAAAGTAAAAATTGTAACTTTGTAGTTATACAATTCGTTTAATGGCATCAAATTTTAAACACGATATAATTATTGGAGATAGTAGGCAAATGGATTTTCTTGCAGATTCCTCTGTTCAGCTTGCGGTTACATCTCCTCCTTATTGGCAGCTGAAAGATTATGGAACCGAAAATCAAATTGGATACCACGAAGACTATGAAACTTATATCAACAACTTAAATCTTGTTTGGAAAGAGTGCTATCGCGTTCTTGAAAACGGCTGTAGGCTTTGTGTAAATATAGGCGACCAATTTGCAAGAGCAGTTTATTACGGGAGATATAAAGTTATTCCCATTCGTACAGAAATAATTAAGTTTTGCGAAAGTATAGGATTTGATTATATGGGTGCTATTATTTGGCAAAAACAAACCACCACAAATACCACAGGTGGTGCGTCTTTAATGGGGAGCTACCCAAACCCTAGAAATGGTATTTTATCTATTGATTATGAATTTATTTTAATTTTTAAAAAGCTTGGCACACCTAAAAAAGTGAGTAAAGAAATTAAAAATCAGTCTAGTATGACCAAAGAAGAGTGGAAACAATATTTTCAAGGGCATTGGAATTTTGGTGGAGCAAGACAAGATGGGCACATTGCAATGTTTCCAGAAGAATTGCCGCATAGATTAATAAAAATGTTTTCTTTTGTAGGAGATACAGTTTTAGACCCATTTTTAGGAAGTGGTACAACTTCTCTTGCTGCTAAAAAACTGAACAGAAATTCTGTAGGATTTGAAATAAATAATGAGTTTAAACCTCTTATTGAGAAAAAATTGGGTATAAAAACACCCGAGTTAAGACAACACACTTTTAATTTCCATACGCAGAAATTACATACTGATTTTGAAAAAGAAATTAAAAAATTACCGTATGTTTTTAAAGATTTTCACAATTTTGATAAAAAAATTGACCCTAAAAAATTACAATTTGGCTCAAAGCTAGATAAAAACAGTAAAGACCGCGAGAACTTTTATCGGGTTAAGGAAATCATTAGCCCTGAATTAATAAAATTAAATAACGATTTAATTGTCCGTCTTCTTGGCGTTAAAGAGTATCCCGAAGTAAATGGAAAAGCCACAGAATTTTTAAGAGAGAAAACAAATAATCAACAAATATTTTTAAAGTTTGATAAACAAAAACACGATAAATCTAACAACCTTTTAGCTTATGTATATTTAAAAAACAAGACTTTTTTAAATGCTCATTTAATTAAAAATGGTCTTGCCTTAGTAGATGAAAGTCAAAATTTTAAATTCAAAGAAAAATTCTTAAAATATAATTGATGGCAAAAGAGTGGATATTAAATAGTGCTATGAATAGGTTTCAACTTAATTTTAAACGAAATGTTGGAGCAACATCTGAAAATATAAGAGAATGTGAACCGAAAAGCCTAAAAGAATGGCAAGTTTATTACTTTGAAAATGTAAGAAGCAAAGAACACATTATAGAACTCGGCAAAAAACTATACGTTAAAATAACAGAAGTTATTGCTGCTGAAGTAGAGGAAATTACGGAAGAAGATTGCATTGATTATATGCTAAATCTTGTAATAAACCGCACGTTTGACGGATACATTACAGAAATAAAAACAATTTACGGACAGTTAGAAAAAGCCGTAAATCAAAAGATAGAACCAGCACCAGATAAGTGGGATAGATTATATAATGTAGATTTTTTTATTCAAATAAAGGGAAAATATATTGGCATTCAAATAAAGCCGGTCAATCAAGGAATTCAATTGCCACAAATATTTAAAGAACAAGAGATTCAAAAAGAAACACATCAAAATTTTGAAAAAGAATTTGGAGGGAAAGTCTTTTATGTTTATTCTGCAAAAAATAATGGTAAAAAAGTGATCATGAATATGAATGTAATAGAAGATATTAAGGAAGAAATAAACAGGCTGAATAAATAGTGTAATTATTAGAATAAGTAGTTATGGGTAAAACATACAAATATATTCTGTAGAAAATGTAATTAATACCAAAAAAGTACTATCTTTGCCGTCTGAAAAAAGAAGACGTTAAAAATTATCATGGAAAAAGTAACAGCAGAAAGAAAAAAAGAATTGTTTAAAGAGTTTGGCGGTGCTGAAACCAACACAGGTTCTGTAGATGCTCAAGTAGCATTATTAACAGAAAGAATTTTACACCTTACTGAGCATGTAAAAAAGAACAAAAAAGATTTCTCTAATACCAAAGCATTAACTAAAATGGTTGGTAAAAGAAGAAAACTATTAGCTTACATAGCTAAAAAAGACATTGTAAGATACAGAGAGTTGATAGAAAAACTCGGATTAAGAAGATAATCCAATACAAATTTTTAAAAAGATGCCACTTTTTTTACAGTGGCATCTTTCATTTTAAGATATAACAATATGAATTTAGGAATAAAAAAAACCGTTACACTTGGTAATGGACAAACGATAGAAATAGAAACAGGAAAATTAGCAAAGCAAGCAGACGGTGCTGTGGTGCTAAAACAAGGAGATACCATGATACTGGCTACAGTAGTATCGGAAAAAACCGCTGGCGATGATGTAGATTTTATGCCACTAATGGTAGATTATAAAGAAAATTTTTCGGCTACAGGAAGTATTCCCGGAGGCTTTTTAAGAAGAGAAGGTCGCCCTTCAGATTATGAAGTACTTATTTGCAGATTAATAGACAGAGCATTGCGACCAATGTTTCCGGAAGATTATCATGCTAATACCGTAGTAACTGTACGTTTAATATCAAGTGATGGACAAGTAATGCCGGATGCTTTAGCTTGTTTAGCCGCATCGGCAGCCATTCAAGTATCTGATATACCTTTCCCTGAACCAATTTCTGAAGTGCGTGTAGCTAAAGTAAATGACAATTACGTTATTAACCCAACTAAAGATGAGTTGGAGCAGGCAACGATAGATATGATTGTAGCCGCTACTGAAAAAAATATAGTAATGGTAGAGGGCGAATTAGACGAAGCCAGCGAAGCCGAAATGACAGAAGCTATTAAACTGGCTCATGATGAAATTAAAAAACAATGTAAGCTACAGCTTGAATTAGCAGCAGCGGTGGGCAGAACACCAAGAGAATATAGCCACGAAAAACACGATGAAGAGTTAAGAGATGCTATACATAAATTCTCTTTTGAAAGATATAAAGAAATAGCAGGAAAAGGATTGGCTAATAAACAAGAAAGAAGTGAGCTGTTTAATGCGGTAAAAGAAGAATTTAAAGAAACCCTTAGCGAAGAAGAAGTAGCTGAAAAAGCATTTTTAATAGGTCAATATTTTAAAGCTTCGCAAAAAGCA encodes:
- a CDS encoding MjaI family restriction endonuclease, which encodes MAKEWILNSAMNRFQLNFKRNVGATSENIRECEPKSLKEWQVYYFENVRSKEHIIELGKKLYVKITEVIAAEVEEITEEDCIDYMLNLVINRTFDGYITEIKTIYGQLEKAVNQKIEPAPDKWDRLYNVDFFIQIKGKYIGIQIKPVNQGIQLPQIFKEQEIQKETHQNFEKEFGGKVFYVYSAKNNGKKVIMNMNVIEDIKEEINRLNK
- the rpsO gene encoding 30S ribosomal protein S15; the encoded protein is MEKVTAERKKELFKEFGGAETNTGSVDAQVALLTERILHLTEHVKKNKKDFSNTKALTKMVGKRRKLLAYIAKKDIVRYRELIEKLGLRR